The Gimibacter soli genome includes a region encoding these proteins:
- a CDS encoding lipopolysaccharide biosynthesis protein — protein sequence MSDPHLSDAGKEEDQRARVASGAGMALVGRLGALIEVVSVIFFTWAYGAVTYGLFAVLWSYVKVLTAVSDIAMTTALQRFVPRAEGEAADHAAGYALKLSLIASSLIALALTVAAPFLGRFVNAGDGDAEHLVRVIQLYAWVLPFWTIVEVATAAIRARRTFGPEIRVRIFYEQGLRLVAALAFAGLGFNTFGLFAAHLVSVILAAILALRLVAKHYNFRAVMAAPMRGLQVQAMRRYGRTVMPANLVKKLFSEFPVMYLNLLLPGAAGAAAGGYYAVARKVASALQLVRLTFEYVMAPLAAERDGKGDRSALGDMYAFATRISLALALPFGVSLMAARHDLLAALTPEFQVAGSAIVILCVARIIEAATGPSSAIVEMLGHRSLPLINGFAGLAVLLALGFALIPEQGVTGAAWAAAFGMNTTAILGLIQTHMLYRLNPYTRPMVRPLALGILLGALLFGLGDALNTFGPPFGLVSAVFGFMVSLLILVRYGIGAEDAAALGRFGRILRHGRA from the coding sequence GTGAGCGACCCTCACCTGTCGGATGCCGGGAAGGAAGAGGACCAGCGTGCCCGCGTCGCTTCCGGCGCCGGGATGGCGCTGGTGGGCCGCCTTGGCGCCCTGATCGAGGTCGTATCGGTCATCTTCTTCACCTGGGCCTACGGGGCCGTCACCTACGGCCTTTTCGCGGTTCTCTGGAGCTATGTGAAAGTCCTGACGGCGGTCAGCGACATCGCCATGACAACCGCCCTGCAGCGCTTCGTACCACGCGCCGAGGGCGAAGCTGCCGACCATGCGGCAGGCTATGCCCTCAAACTCAGCCTGATTGCTTCGAGCCTGATCGCACTTGCCCTGACTGTCGCGGCCCCCTTCCTTGGCCGGTTTGTGAACGCCGGGGACGGCGACGCCGAGCATCTGGTGCGCGTGATCCAGCTTTATGCGTGGGTGCTGCCCTTCTGGACGATTGTCGAGGTCGCAACCGCCGCCATCCGGGCGCGGCGCACCTTCGGACCCGAAATCCGGGTGCGCATCTTCTATGAGCAAGGCCTTCGCCTCGTCGCAGCCCTCGCCTTCGCCGGGCTCGGCTTCAATACCTTCGGGCTTTTCGCGGCCCACCTTGTCAGCGTCATTCTGGCGGCGATCCTCGCCCTTCGCCTTGTTGCCAAACATTATAATTTCCGTGCTGTCATGGCGGCCCCGATGCGGGGATTGCAGGTACAGGCGATGCGCCGCTATGGCCGCACCGTGATGCCCGCGAACCTTGTGAAGAAGCTCTTCAGCGAATTCCCTGTCATGTATCTGAACCTGCTGCTGCCGGGCGCAGCGGGGGCGGCGGCTGGCGGCTATTATGCCGTGGCCCGCAAGGTGGCAAGCGCGCTACAACTGGTGCGCCTGACCTTCGAATATGTGATGGCGCCCCTGGCGGCTGAACGCGACGGCAAAGGCGACCGCTCCGCGCTTGGCGACATGTATGCCTTCGCGACCCGTATCTCGCTGGCGCTTGCCCTGCCCTTCGGCGTGTCGCTGATGGCCGCCCGCCATGACCTGCTGGCTGCACTCACACCCGAGTTTCAGGTGGCGGGTAGCGCGATTGTGATCCTGTGCGTGGCGCGGATCATCGAGGCCGCAACCGGGCCATCGTCGGCGATTGTCGAGATGCTCGGCCACCGCAGCCTGCCGCTTATCAATGGCTTCGCAGGCCTTGCCGTGCTGCTTGCCCTCGGCTTCGCCCTCATTCCGGAACAAGGGGTTACGGGTGCCGCGTGGGCTGCTGCCTTCGGTATGAATACCACCGCCATCCTTGGCCTTATCCAGACGCATATGCTGTACCGTCTCAACCCCTACACCCGCCCCATGGTGCGCCCGCTGGCGCTCGGGATCCTTCTCGGGGCGCTGCTATTCGGCCTCGGCGACGCGCTAAACACCTTCGGCCCGCCCTTCGGCCTTGTTTCTGCCGTTTTTGGCTTTATGGTGTCGCTCCTGATTCTGGTACGGTACGGGATCGGCGCGGAAGATGCCGCTGCACTTGGACGTTTTGGACGTATCCTGCGGCACGGACGAGCCTGA
- the spt gene encoding serine palmitoyltransferase has product MDLFDKFDPLIAQKSSLPFEKADPFKVVMEKVLSETVAIIDGRETILAGTNNYMGMTFNEEAIAAAKEALDNYGTGTTGSRVLNGTYSGHKGLEKTIADFYGMDHCMVFSTGYQANLGMISTLAGVDDYVIIDADSHASIYDGCAMGNATIVRFKHNDIESMEKRLKRLPEGVGKLVVVESLYSMLGDAAPLKELLETAKKYGCTTLVDEAHSMGFCGEKGRGLCEELGVEHLADFIVGTFSKSVGTVGGYCVSNHPKFDVLRLVCRPYMFTASLPPSVVASATAAIKALERSGNRRAHLWENARRLHSGLKAAGFTLATETATSPIIAVCLPDPLIATKFWEKLLLNGVYVNMALPPATPAGYNLMRVSVCAQHTTEQIDEITRRFIATAEELGLNVKAA; this is encoded by the coding sequence ATGGACCTGTTTGACAAATTCGATCCGCTGATCGCCCAGAAATCCAGCCTGCCGTTCGAGAAGGCCGACCCCTTCAAGGTAGTGATGGAAAAGGTTCTCTCCGAGACCGTTGCGATCATCGATGGCCGCGAGACCATCCTTGCCGGCACCAACAATTACATGGGCATGACCTTCAACGAGGAAGCGATTGCTGCCGCCAAGGAAGCCCTGGACAATTACGGCACCGGAACAACCGGCAGCCGCGTCCTTAACGGCACCTATTCGGGCCATAAAGGCCTCGAGAAAACTATCGCCGACTTCTATGGCATGGACCATTGCATGGTCTTTTCCACGGGCTATCAGGCCAACCTTGGCATGATCTCCACCCTCGCAGGTGTCGACGATTATGTCATCATCGATGCCGACAGCCATGCCTCGATCTATGACGGCTGCGCCATGGGCAATGCCACCATCGTGCGCTTCAAGCACAATGACATCGAAAGCATGGAAAAGCGCCTGAAGCGCCTGCCGGAAGGCGTTGGCAAGCTCGTTGTCGTCGAAAGCCTTTATTCGATGCTGGGCGATGCCGCCCCGTTGAAAGAACTTCTGGAAACCGCCAAGAAATACGGCTGCACCACGCTCGTGGACGAAGCGCACTCGATGGGCTTCTGCGGCGAAAAAGGCCGCGGCCTTTGCGAGGAACTCGGCGTCGAGCATCTGGCTGATTTCATCGTCGGCACCTTCTCGAAATCGGTTGGTACCGTTGGCGGCTACTGCGTTTCGAACCATCCGAAATTCGATGTGCTGCGCCTTGTGTGCCGCCCCTATATGTTCACGGCTTCGCTGCCGCCGAGCGTGGTGGCGTCGGCCACGGCAGCCATCAAGGCGCTGGAGCGCAGCGGGAACCGCCGTGCCCACCTGTGGGAAAATGCCCGCCGCCTGCATTCGGGTCTGAAAGCCGCCGGCTTTACGCTGGCGACCGAAACGGCAACGAGCCCGATCATCGCGGTTTGCCTGCCGGACCCCCTGATCGCCACCAAATTCTGGGAAAAGCTGCTCCTGAACGGCGTTTACGTGAACATGGCCCTGCCGCCTGCCACGCCCGCCGGTTACAACCTGATGCGGGTCAGCGTTTGTGCGCAGCATACGACCGAACAGATCGACGAGATCACCCGCCGCTTCATCGCCACGGCAGAAGAACTGGGCCTGAACGTCAAGGCTGCCTGA
- the lptG gene encoding LPS export ABC transporter permease LptG — protein sequence MAMKFLRPLMPSGTLARYMIRMHLGRFFGILIGLCAVLQLLDLLAQSDEIMAADGATSASLITYVGLRLPQIISQFVPFVALLATLLTLATLNQHSEVIVMKAAGLSAHRILLPVGYASFFIAVAHFTFNETVVVDATDQLDYWAEHGYAIDLPPKTSNTGRVWVKEGETVILVEAVSQVQNRVVLDKVNLFERDGSGRLKAIARADFAWHQDGKWTLHEVRRFDAGSHELSVTPLEEWNIPTRPQRFMALTVKPKHESLFSLWHSIDELKAEGLPTERLMTSLLHKIAAPASSLLMPLLAAVAAFGVHRAGSLFMRLVMGMALGFGFFVADNFMLAMGEFGVAPPLLASFAPFLLFLVVGYAVIFHTEEGHKLPRRKEVSA from the coding sequence ATGGCCATGAAGTTCCTGCGCCCCCTGATGCCCTCGGGCACGCTGGCGCGCTACATGATCCGGATGCATCTCGGTCGCTTCTTCGGCATTCTCATCGGCCTCTGCGCCGTGCTGCAGCTTCTGGACCTTCTGGCCCAGTCGGACGAGATCATGGCGGCCGACGGCGCCACGTCAGCCTCGCTCATCACCTATGTTGGCCTGCGCTTGCCGCAGATCATCAGCCAGTTCGTGCCATTTGTGGCGCTTCTTGCCACCCTTCTGACCCTAGCCACGCTCAACCAGCACAGCGAGGTGATCGTGATGAAGGCCGCCGGGCTTTCCGCGCACCGCATCCTCTTGCCTGTCGGCTATGCCTCCTTCTTCATCGCTGTCGCGCACTTCACCTTCAACGAAACCGTTGTGGTGGATGCCACCGACCAGCTCGATTACTGGGCCGAGCATGGCTACGCGATCGACCTGCCACCCAAAACCTCCAACACCGGGCGCGTGTGGGTGAAGGAAGGTGAGACAGTCATCCTTGTGGAAGCCGTCAGCCAGGTGCAGAACCGAGTGGTGCTAGACAAGGTCAACCTTTTCGAACGCGATGGCTCGGGCCGCCTCAAGGCCATTGCCCGCGCCGATTTTGCCTGGCACCAGGATGGCAAGTGGACTCTCCATGAGGTCCGCCGCTTTGACGCAGGCTCGCACGAGCTTTCCGTCACGCCGCTTGAAGAATGGAATATCCCGACGCGTCCGCAGCGCTTCATGGCACTGACGGTGAAACCCAAACATGAATCGCTTTTCTCGCTGTGGCATTCGATCGATGAACTGAAGGCCGAGGGCCTGCCGACCGAACGACTGATGACGAGCCTGCTGCACAAGATTGCCGCCCCGGCCTCAAGCCTCCTGATGCCGCTGCTGGCCGCTGTCGCCGCCTTCGGTGTGCACCGCGCCGGCAGCCTGTTCATGCGGCTTGTGATGGGCATGGCGCTCGGTTTCGGTTTCTTCGTCGCCGACAATTTCATGCTGGCGATGGGCGAGTTCGGCGTGGCGCCGCCGCTGCTGGCTTCGTTTGCGCCTTTCCTTCTGTTCCTTGTCGTCGGCTATGCCGTGATCTTCCATACTGAAGAAGGGCACAAACTGCCCCGCCGCAAAGAGGTCTCCGCGTGA
- a CDS encoding diacylglycerol/lipid kinase family protein, with protein MQHERHIVEEGKSGILLVGILSNPRSSTNAEGMSRIRSIVDATPHVIHFELDGIESIDEGLALFARAGVGLVVINGGDGTIGAVLAALLYRNPFKSTPPVSFLPGGKTNMTAADLGAKGRPDAVLKKLLRLAAFGKVDDNLTSRQLIELDLGDGSHPKVGTFFGTAGIVKGIFWCRENAYSLGLPNWMAHLWSAFKLISSAAGLGKDRNLMASEPMQLDVRGRVTLTGRFAIVTATTLDRLLFGLRPYAEDGLGGLRFAAVEFGGANVWRGMRDLLTGVFGRRPAEGVHTYCGDEILIEGSDPMTLDGEIYTPIPGRPVVLRGDKCLTFVRL; from the coding sequence ATGCAGCATGAGCGGCATATCGTGGAAGAAGGCAAATCGGGCATCTTGCTCGTCGGTATTCTTTCCAACCCGCGCAGTTCCACCAATGCCGAGGGCATGAGCCGCATCCGCTCCATTGTGGATGCCACCCCGCATGTGATCCATTTCGAACTTGATGGCATCGAATCCATCGATGAAGGCCTTGCGCTGTTCGCCCGTGCCGGCGTCGGCCTCGTGGTCATCAACGGCGGCGACGGCACGATCGGTGCCGTGCTTGCTGCACTTCTCTACCGCAACCCCTTCAAATCGACGCCGCCGGTTTCCTTCCTGCCCGGCGGCAAGACGAACATGACGGCTGCAGACCTTGGCGCCAAAGGGCGGCCGGATGCTGTCCTCAAAAAATTGCTGCGCCTCGCGGCCTTCGGCAAGGTGGACGACAACCTGACCAGCCGCCAGCTGATCGAGCTGGACCTTGGCGACGGATCGCACCCCAAGGTTGGCACCTTCTTCGGGACTGCCGGTATCGTGAAAGGCATCTTCTGGTGCCGCGAGAATGCCTACAGCCTTGGCCTGCCCAACTGGATGGCGCACCTGTGGTCGGCCTTCAAGCTGATCTCGTCCGCCGCCGGCCTTGGCAAGGACCGCAACCTGATGGCGTCCGAACCCATGCAGCTTGATGTACGGGGCAGGGTAACGCTGACCGGGCGTTTCGCCATCGTGACGGCGACGACGCTCGACCGGCTTCTGTTCGGCCTGCGCCCCTATGCCGAGGACGGACTTGGTGGCCTTCGTTTCGCAGCGGTTGAATTTGGCGGCGCCAATGTGTGGCGCGGCATGCGCGACCTGCTCACCGGCGTGTTTGGCCGCCGCCCGGCAGAAGGCGTGCACACCTATTGCGGCGACGAAATCCTTATCGAAGGCAGCGACCCGATGACGCTCGACGGCGAAATCTACACGCCGATCCCGGGCCGCCCTGTGGTCCTGCGGGGCGACAAGTGCCTCACCTTCGTCCGGCTCTGA
- a CDS encoding succinate dehydrogenase assembly factor 2 — MSDYNPHAPLNLEDRRRRLVFRSWHRGIKELDLIFGNFVEANVATFSDEDCAWFERLFEEQDHEILAWVTGGAPEPDEFKGEMMDRLKKLDFMTLKAR, encoded by the coding sequence ATGAGCGACTATAACCCCCATGCCCCCCTGAACCTTGAAGACCGGCGCCGCCGCCTTGTCTTCCGGTCGTGGCACCGGGGCATCAAGGAACTGGACCTCATCTTCGGCAATTTCGTCGAGGCGAATGTGGCCACCTTCAGCGATGAGGATTGCGCCTGGTTCGAACGCCTCTTTGAGGAACAGGACCATGAAATCCTCGCATGGGTCACGGGCGGCGCGCCTGAGCCTGATGAATTCAAAGGCGAGATGATGGACCGGCTGAAGAAGCTTGATTTCATGACACTGAAGGCGAGGTAG
- the recG gene encoding ATP-dependent DNA helicase RecG, translated as MRPPALNAFFADIEGLSGIGKRNRALFDKLSGTRIRDMLLHLPTGLIDRRYRPSVAVAVPGSIATLSLDIIEHRPAPSKRVPYRVLTKDETGFLTLVFFNPRADWLRAQLPEGETRLISGRVEEYQGTRQITHPDYMVKPEEEGSLPLLETVYPLTAGLSGKVIRKAVLDALGQIPDLPEWHDAGLMAREGWPGFKAALTHLHSPETGHDIALDSPARRRLAYDELLATQLALALVREKVRKKRGRAIKGNGKLTAQIRAALPYTLTGDQEKALAEIMADMGGDRAMLRLLQGDVGSGKTVVALLAMATAVEAGTQAALLAPTEILARQHAAGIEKLAAAAGLKIAFLTGRTKGKAREALLASLKAGEIDILIGTHALIQDDVAYRDLGLAIIDEQHRFGVQQRLALADKAAHGIDVLGMTATPIPRTLTLTAYGDMDVSLIREKPPGRTPIDTRVVSEDRLSDVIDGLRRAMAQGARAYWVCPLVEESENSDLAAAEERYGMLAHVFGENAVGLVHGRMKGPEKDAVMEAFQKGDIQLLVATTVIEVGVDVPEASIMVIEHAERFGLAQLHQLRGRVGRGAAKSTCLLVRAQSVGEVARARLQVMRDTDDGFLIAEEDLRLRGGGEILGLKQSGLPEFRLVDFAAHGDMIPMANDDARLFVSKDPELKTERGQALRNLLYLFERDEGVRLMQSG; from the coding sequence ATGCGGCCGCCAGCCTTGAATGCATTTTTTGCGGATATAGAGGGCCTGTCTGGCATCGGCAAGCGCAACCGCGCGCTTTTCGATAAACTTTCCGGCACCCGTATCCGCGACATGCTGTTGCATCTGCCGACCGGCCTGATTGACCGGCGCTATAGGCCGAGCGTGGCGGTTGCCGTGCCGGGCAGTATCGCCACCCTGTCGCTCGATATCATCGAACACCGCCCTGCGCCTTCGAAGCGCGTGCCATACCGCGTGCTCACGAAGGATGAGACCGGTTTCCTGACCCTCGTGTTCTTCAATCCGCGGGCCGACTGGCTGCGGGCGCAGCTGCCCGAAGGCGAAACCCGGCTGATCTCGGGCCGGGTGGAGGAATATCAGGGCACCCGGCAGATCACCCATCCGGACTATATGGTGAAGCCGGAGGAAGAAGGCAGCCTGCCGCTGCTCGAAACCGTTTATCCGCTCACTGCCGGCCTCTCGGGCAAGGTGATCCGCAAGGCGGTGCTTGATGCGCTCGGGCAAATCCCCGACCTGCCCGAATGGCATGACGCCGGCCTGATGGCGCGCGAAGGCTGGCCGGGCTTCAAGGCTGCACTCACCCATCTGCATTCGCCCGAAACCGGGCATGATATCGCGCTCGATAGCCCCGCCCGGCGGCGGCTGGCTTACGACGAACTGCTGGCCACCCAGTTGGCGCTCGCGCTGGTGCGCGAAAAGGTCCGCAAGAAGCGCGGGCGCGCGATCAAAGGGAACGGCAAACTGACGGCACAGATACGCGCCGCACTTCCCTACACGCTGACTGGTGATCAGGAAAAGGCACTGGCCGAGATCATGGCCGACATGGGCGGGGACCGCGCCATGCTGCGCCTGCTGCAAGGCGATGTGGGCAGTGGCAAGACGGTCGTGGCGCTTCTCGCCATGGCGACCGCCGTGGAGGCGGGCACACAGGCGGCCCTCCTGGCACCGACCGAAATCCTCGCGCGCCAGCATGCGGCGGGGATCGAGAAACTGGCGGCTGCTGCCGGCCTCAAGATTGCGTTCCTCACCGGTCGCACCAAGGGCAAGGCGCGCGAGGCTTTGCTCGCCAGCCTCAAGGCCGGCGAGATTGATATCCTCATCGGCACCCACGCCCTCATTCAGGATGATGTGGCCTACCGCGACCTCGGCCTTGCCATCATCGACGAGCAGCATCGCTTTGGCGTGCAGCAGCGGCTGGCGCTTGCCGACAAGGCCGCCCATGGCATCGATGTGCTGGGCATGACGGCGACCCCCATCCCGCGCACGCTGACGCTGACGGCCTACGGCGACATGGATGTGTCGCTCATTCGCGAAAAGCCGCCGGGCCGCACGCCGATCGATACCCGTGTAGTATCGGAAGACCGGCTGTCGGATGTGATTGACGGCTTGCGCCGGGCGATGGCGCAGGGGGCACGCGCCTATTGGGTTTGTCCGCTCGTGGAGGAATCCGAAAACAGCGACTTGGCTGCCGCCGAAGAACGCTATGGCATGCTCGCCCATGTCTTCGGTGAAAACGCTGTCGGGCTTGTCCATGGCCGCATGAAGGGGCCGGAGAAAGACGCGGTGATGGAAGCCTTCCAGAAAGGCGATATCCAGCTGCTGGTGGCGACCACAGTGATCGAGGTGGGGGTTGATGTGCCCGAAGCTTCCATCATGGTGATCGAACATGCCGAACGTTTCGGCCTGGCCCAGCTTCACCAGCTCAGGGGCCGGGTGGGGCGGGGGGCTGCCAAGTCAACCTGCTTGCTCGTTCGTGCCCAGTCGGTCGGCGAGGTCGCCCGCGCCCGCCTGCAGGTGATGCGCGACACTGACGATGGCTTCCTGATCGCCGAGGAAGACCTGCGCCTTCGGGGGGGCGGTGAAATCCTCGGGCTCAAGCAATCGGGCCTGCCGGAATTCCGCCTCGTCGATTTCGCAGCCCACGGTGACATGATCCCGATGGCGAACGACGACGCCCGGCTGTTTGTATCGAAGGACCCGGAATTGAAAACGGAGCGCGGTCAGGCGCTCCGTAATCTTCTGTATCTGTTCGAGCGCGACGAAGGCGTGCGCCTGATGCAATCGGGATAA
- a CDS encoding sterol desaturase family protein, with the protein MRFSFLKQKSHYLDKMTIKELVVAFFGYYAVQVYLVLAAVSLYVAFTYGTSLLMGLAAAAIAIALYPLSWYITHRWILHGQWLYKNPLTAPLWKRIHYDHHQDPHHLEVLFGALYTTLPAIGIVTIPAGYYLDGIGGAGAGFAAGVLWTCFYEFCHCIQHLNYKPKNAFLKHMKEQHMMHHFHDEDGNYGITSFFWDKLFGTYYLRKERPVKSTTVFNLGYTEEVAAVYPWVANLSGGVDDRRPREKRDGYKSGAEDTKAAE; encoded by the coding sequence ATGCGGTTCAGCTTCCTGAAGCAGAAGAGCCATTATCTCGACAAGATGACCATCAAAGAACTGGTGGTCGCCTTCTTCGGCTATTATGCCGTGCAGGTGTATCTGGTGCTGGCGGCCGTCAGCCTTTATGTCGCCTTCACCTATGGCACCAGCCTTCTCATGGGCCTTGCAGCAGCCGCGATCGCCATCGCGCTTTATCCGCTGTCGTGGTACATCACCCACCGCTGGATCCTGCACGGGCAGTGGCTTTACAAGAACCCGCTGACCGCCCCGCTCTGGAAGCGGATCCATTATGATCACCATCAGGACCCGCACCATCTCGAGGTGCTGTTCGGCGCGCTTTACACCACACTGCCGGCCATCGGCATCGTGACCATTCCGGCTGGCTACTATCTGGACGGGATCGGCGGCGCAGGTGCGGGCTTCGCGGCAGGTGTGCTCTGGACCTGTTTCTATGAATTCTGCCACTGCATCCAGCACCTGAACTACAAGCCCAAGAATGCGTTCCTGAAGCATATGAAGGAACAGCACATGATGCACCACTTCCATGATGAAGATGGCAACTATGGCATCACCAGCTTCTTCTGGGACAAGCTCTTTGGCACCTATTACCTGCGCAAGGAACGCCCCGTGAAAAGCACCACTGTCTTCAACCTCGGCTATACCGAGGAAGTCGCGGCGGTCTATCCGTGGGTCGCGAACCTTTCAGGCGGCGTCGATGACCGCCGGCCCCGCGAAAAACGCGATGGCTACAAATCCGGCGCAGAAGACACGAAGGCGGCTGAATAA
- a CDS encoding acyl carrier protein — protein sequence MANAQTLDRIFELVTPFNKKGIELQADTTFATDLDLDSLTVMDLVAEIEDAFDIILPLNLLPELETIEQVADAVDRIVADND from the coding sequence ATGGCAAACGCCCAAACCCTCGACCGTATTTTCGAACTGGTCACCCCCTTCAACAAGAAGGGCATTGAACTTCAAGCGGACACGACTTTCGCGACAGACCTTGATCTCGACAGCCTGACCGTGATGGATCTGGTGGCTGAAATCGAAGACGCGTTCGACATCATCCTGCCGCTCAATCTGCTGCCCGAACTCGAAACCATCGAGCAGGTGGCCGACGCCGTCGACCGCATCGTGGCCGACAACGACTGA
- the lptF gene encoding LPS export ABC transporter permease LptF encodes MLTLLDRYVLRLVMTPLMTTLGIAALLLILERMLRLFDFVVNEGGPVGVVFEMLANLTPHYMGLALPIGLFLGILVAFRNLSLSSELDALQTNGVGLGRLLRPVLMLALLLMAVNVALVGWVQPHSRYAYRGLVYDLRSGALGASIRVGEFVEIGDDTVLRIEESHNQGSDLRGIFVERRDSRGSIAVSADRGGFFATSDEQTVMLRLYDGMLIDLNENQMKPRVLSFDQQDLTFRLPTGSTFRDRLGEELEMTLPELYRHQHDSSLPPESRQRMEANFHWRLMHSLTFLVLPLLAVPMGITNKRATKATGFVVGLTLVIVYNELMEAMETLIISGHSPFTTMWLLFAGFTILSLYLFRVAAYKVGGDPLAWVNGIWSSIKTPLIRTTRRLIGVKD; translated from the coding sequence ATGCTGACCCTTCTTGACCGCTATGTCCTGCGCCTTGTCATGACCCCGCTCATGACCACGCTCGGTATTGCGGCCCTCCTCCTTATCCTCGAGCGAATGCTGCGGCTTTTCGACTTCGTGGTGAACGAGGGCGGCCCTGTGGGCGTGGTGTTCGAGATGCTGGCGAACCTGACGCCGCACTATATGGGGCTTGCCCTGCCCATCGGGCTTTTCCTCGGCATCCTTGTCGCCTTCCGGAACCTTTCACTTTCAAGTGAGCTCGATGCCCTGCAGACCAACGGCGTCGGCCTTGGCCGTTTGCTGCGCCCGGTCCTGATGCTGGCGCTTCTCCTGATGGCAGTGAATGTGGCGCTCGTTGGTTGGGTCCAGCCGCACAGCCGCTATGCTTACCGCGGCCTTGTCTATGACCTGCGCTCGGGCGCGCTTGGCGCCTCGATCCGGGTCGGCGAATTTGTCGAGATCGGTGACGACACCGTGCTTCGGATCGAAGAGTCGCACAATCAGGGCAGCGACCTGCGCGGTATCTTTGTCGAGCGCCGCGACAGCCGGGGCAGCATCGCCGTTTCCGCCGACCGCGGCGGCTTCTTTGCAACCAGCGACGAACAGACCGTGATGCTGCGGCTTTATGACGGCATGCTCATTGACCTTAACGAGAACCAGATGAAGCCGCGTGTGCTGTCATTCGATCAGCAGGACCTGACCTTCCGCCTGCCGACCGGCAGCACCTTCCGCGACCGGCTGGGCGAAGAGCTTGAGATGACCCTGCCGGAACTGTACCGGCACCAGCATGACAGCAGCCTGCCCCCTGAAAGCCGCCAGCGCATGGAAGCCAACTTCCACTGGCGCCTGATGCACAGCCTGACCTTCCTTGTGTTGCCGCTCCTTGCCGTGCCCATGGGCATCACCAACAAGCGCGCCACCAAGGCCACGGGCTTCGTCGTCGGCCTCACGCTCGTCATCGTTTATAACGAACTGATGGAAGCGATGGAGACGCTGATCATCAGCGGCCATTCTCCCTTTACCACCATGTGGCTGCTGTTTGCCGGTTTCACGATACTCAGCCTGTACCTCTTCCGCGTTGCCGCCTATAAGGTAGGCGGTGACCCGCTCGCATGGGTCAACGGCATCTGGAGCAGCATCAAGACACCGCTGATCCGCACGACCCGCCGACTGATCGGAGTGAAAGACTGA
- a CDS encoding DUF2141 domain-containing protein, whose amino-acid sequence MKRITLPFLLALTMVSVPVQAEEKSSADCEVPPSGAVIRAEIHNIRSAEGNLRAQVYSSDKAEFLKKGKKLVRIEVPALEDDASICVPLPAPGRYALVILHDRNANGKSDFFSEGFGFSNNPKLGLSAPDHEDVVFDAPAGETLVSIDLQYMFGKDKEQTEKRRKLRRS is encoded by the coding sequence TTGAAGCGCATTACGCTTCCTTTCCTGCTTGCCCTGACAATGGTTTCGGTCCCGGTCCAGGCCGAAGAAAAGTCATCAGCTGATTGCGAGGTACCGCCAAGCGGCGCCGTGATCCGCGCAGAAATCCACAATATCCGCTCGGCGGAGGGTAACCTGCGCGCGCAGGTTTACAGTAGCGACAAGGCAGAGTTCCTGAAGAAGGGCAAAAAGCTCGTTCGCATCGAGGTGCCCGCCCTTGAGGACGATGCCAGCATCTGTGTGCCGCTCCCTGCACCCGGCCGTTATGCGCTGGTGATCCTGCATGACCGCAATGCGAACGGGAAATCCGATTTTTTCTCGGAAGGCTTCGGTTTTTCGAACAATCCCAAGCTTGGCCTCTCGGCACCCGACCATGAAGATGTCGTTTTTGACGCACCCGCCGGAGAAACATTGGTTTCTATCGATCTTCAATATATGTTCGGGAAAGACAAGGAACAGACCGAGAAACGGCGCAAGCTCCGGCGTAGCTGA